Proteins from a genomic interval of Lolium perenne isolate Kyuss_39 chromosome 1, Kyuss_2.0, whole genome shotgun sequence:
- the LOC127331451 gene encoding uncharacterized protein: MGLSVNMLKIYDIGFHGIIPTRPAYPLGKISLDVVFGTSRNFRKEKLEFEVVDWESQYHTILGRPAFAKFMVVPHYAYLKLNMPGNNGIAITVYGSFSRSDNCDREFQKIASKFGVMEELNAIDAITDHTQPPTDNRNTKSDEFDITKEAKKHQVHPSDPKKTVNVSANLITA; encoded by the coding sequence ATGGGATTATCGGTCAATATGCTAAAAATATATGATATTGGCTTCCATGGCATCATCCCAACCCGACCCGCTTATCCCCTCGGTAAAATTTCACTGGATGTCGTTTTCGGCACATCTAGAAATTTCAGAAAGGAGAAGCTCGAGTTCGAGGTAGTtgattgggaatcacagtaccacaccatcctcggcaggccagcGTTCGCGAAATTTATGGTGGTTCCTCATTACGCATATTTGAAGTTAAATATGCCAGGCAACAATGGGATAGCAATAACTGTTTACGGGAGTTTTTCTCGTTCTGATAACTGCGACAGAGAATTTCAGAAGATCGCTTCCAAGTTCGGAGTCATGGAGGAACTCAATGCAATCGATGCAATCACCGATCATACACAACCACCTACTGATAATCGAAACACCAAATCCGACGAGTTCGATATTACAAAGGAAGCAAAGAAGCATCAAGTGCACCCCTCTGATCCGAAGAAGACGGTCAATGTATCGGCAAACCTTATTACCGCATAG